A genomic stretch from Psychrilyobacter piezotolerans includes:
- a CDS encoding PSP1 domain-containing protein — protein MFEITRKRYYFEVVDEVDYKIGDRAIVDTARGKEIGLVYMAPKMMGEESLVLPLKPVIRKATAEDNQQFETLKAEAEKANNIGKEKIKKHELPMKLVATEFTFDKSKLIFYFTAEGRIDFRNLVKELATIFKLRIELRQIGVRDEARILGSLGICGKELCCRIYINKFDSVLIKMARDQGLVINPSKISGACGRLLCCIKYEYQQYADALLKCPSMGQTVNVENSKGRVVGINPLNEYLYVDVEGKGRMRLNLDEVSFDKKEARKQHKSKKKTPEEAAMKGLEAK, from the coding sequence ATGTTTGAGATAACCAGAAAAAGATATTACTTTGAAGTAGTAGATGAAGTTGATTATAAAATAGGAGACAGGGCTATAGTGGATACTGCCAGAGGTAAGGAGATCGGTTTAGTATATATGGCTCCTAAAATGATGGGTGAAGAATCTTTGGTATTGCCGTTAAAACCAGTGATCAGAAAAGCTACGGCAGAGGACAACCAACAATTTGAAACTCTTAAAGCAGAGGCAGAAAAAGCCAATAATATAGGAAAAGAAAAGATAAAAAAACATGAGCTGCCTATGAAATTAGTAGCCACAGAGTTTACTTTTGATAAATCGAAATTAATCTTCTACTTTACAGCAGAGGGTAGGATAGACTTTAGAAACCTGGTAAAGGAATTAGCTACTATATTTAAGCTTAGAATCGAACTGCGTCAAATAGGAGTGAGAGACGAAGCCAGAATATTAGGGAGCTTAGGAATCTGCGGGAAGGAACTTTGCTGCAGAATTTATATCAATAAATTTGACTCGGTCCTCATTAAGATGGCAAGGGATCAGGGGCTGGTAATAAATCCTTCAAAAATTTCCGGGGCCTGCGGCAGACTGCTTTGTTGTATTAAATATGAATATCAGCAATATGCCGATGCCCTGTTAAAATGCCCGAGTATGGGTCAGACAGTAAATGTGGAAAACAGCAAAGGCAGGGTCGTTGGGATAAATCCATTGAATGAATATCTGTATGTAGATGTAGAGGGGAAAGGCAGAATGAGACTGAACTTGGATGAGGTAAGTTTTGATAAAAAAGAAGCCAGAAAACAACATAAATCCAAGAAAAAAACCCCTGAAGAAGCAGCTATGAAAGGATTGGAAGCAAAATAA
- a CDS encoding tRNA1(Val) (adenine(37)-N6)-methyltransferase: MRADENLEPLDHGMVILQKKDGFRFGEDAVMVAEFFTPAKSGKLLDIGTGTGIISLILSRNPKIDKITSVEIQEEMAGMAKRSVEKNDLTEKIEVLNIDIKNLNRGNTYDYIVSNPPYMKSSNGKVNPRSMKAISRHEITLNLKELITESRRLLKPGGSLTLIYRSERMVELLNNLSELGFYPKRIQNIFSENTKVSKLFMIEAVKGKNKGFEFLEPLYIK, encoded by the coding sequence ATGAGAGCAGATGAAAATTTAGAACCCCTGGATCATGGGATGGTTATTTTACAGAAAAAAGATGGATTCAGATTTGGAGAAGATGCTGTCATGGTAGCGGAGTTTTTTACCCCTGCTAAAAGCGGGAAGCTTCTGGATATAGGTACAGGGACGGGAATAATTTCCCTGATCCTGTCTCGTAATCCCAAGATAGATAAGATAACATCGGTAGAGATCCAGGAAGAGATGGCTGGAATGGCCAAAAGAAGTGTGGAAAAAAATGACCTTACAGAGAAGATAGAAGTTCTCAATATAGATATAAAAAATTTAAACAGGGGGAACACCTATGATTATATAGTGAGCAACCCTCCCTATATGAAAAGTTCCAATGGAAAGGTGAATCCCCGCTCTATGAAAGCCATCTCAAGGCACGAGATAACTTTAAATTTAAAGGAACTGATAACCGAGAGTAGGAGACTCCTAAAACCAGGAGGAAGTCTGACACTGATATATAGGAGCGAGAGGATGGTAGAGCTGTTAAATAATCTATCGGAATTGGGATTCTATCCAAAGAGGATACAAAATATATTCAGTGAAAATACCAAAGTTTCAAAACTTTTTATGATAGAAGCTGTCAAGGGGAAAAATAAAGGTTTTGAATTTTTGGAACCCCTGTATATAAAATAA
- a CDS encoding ATP-dependent DNA helicase: MILEKISENIIEKMKEEIENAHGNEVFFRGIPNSDGIVDEIEVIARGNKGSVPALLKRMKKREVIIHNHPSGYLYPSDADVAVASMYSDQKDGASYIVNNAVDDIYVMVEINKTEIQKIDIGPYFEKKGLLAGIFKGFEYREEQFHMAKHIEEGLNNKTKVVVEAGTGTGKTLAYLIPSIEWAVKNEKKVIITTNTINLQEQLLHKDIPIVKKLLPEKFTYVLVKGRGNYLCNRKAANIGIGGSSEIDDMSSSQKEQVSYVLKWFKSTENGDKGELPFEVDYIVWEQFMSETDICAGSKCAFKESCFFLKSREEKKKADVLITNHHMFFADLSIRKEVGFNTDYSIFPDYDLVVFDEAHNIENVARDYFSYEASKYSFNKTMNNIHHIGKKKDSSKYTGLLNYLRNIKYKGYDSIKKEIIEELISRHIDLANRGNEYYLKVIEAFAGQSQGNISLRLRKEELKHWEHWETLKGLEEEMLLTYNAYMRRLKSLIRVIKDIDDETGIISDFTKYSERLETYFSNYNFIKEMDDKNFIYWISLNQKKSNVKFVATPLKISDELDENLYSNLEHMVFTSATIAINGSFEYFKKSIGLHEEVLEKIIDSPFDYDRQMKVYIPKDLPSPTDRGFLDGVKDFVEKLIKRTKGNTFLLFTSYSTLNYLYFMLKDRLEEEGYELFIQGQAPRNQLVDMYKKSSKPVLFGTASFWEGVDVKGDKLSSVIIVKLPFKVPSDPVVEAIIENLNDEGKNAFMEYQIPESIIKFKQGIGRLIRSCDDRGVITILDNRIIKKRYGSLFIDSIPTRNIHIKNKDDII, from the coding sequence ATGATATTAGAAAAAATTTCAGAAAATATAATAGAAAAGATGAAAGAAGAGATTGAGAACGCCCATGGGAATGAGGTGTTTTTTCGTGGTATCCCAAACAGTGACGGGATAGTAGATGAGATAGAGGTCATAGCCAGAGGGAATAAAGGATCGGTTCCTGCCCTCCTCAAGAGGATGAAGAAAAGGGAAGTAATAATCCACAACCATCCTTCGGGCTATCTATATCCCTCCGATGCAGATGTAGCTGTGGCCTCTATGTATTCCGATCAAAAAGACGGAGCTTCATATATTGTAAATAATGCTGTAGATGATATCTATGTCATGGTAGAGATAAATAAAACGGAGATTCAAAAGATAGATATAGGGCCGTACTTTGAGAAAAAAGGTCTTTTGGCAGGAATATTTAAGGGTTTTGAGTATAGAGAAGAACAGTTTCATATGGCTAAACACATTGAGGAGGGACTCAACAATAAAACTAAGGTTGTAGTAGAAGCAGGGACAGGAACTGGTAAAACCCTTGCCTATTTAATACCCAGTATAGAGTGGGCTGTAAAAAATGAAAAGAAAGTTATAATTACAACGAATACTATAAACTTACAGGAGCAGCTCCTCCACAAAGATATCCCCATAGTTAAAAAGTTACTGCCTGAAAAATTCACCTATGTTTTGGTCAAAGGCAGGGGGAACTACCTGTGCAATAGAAAGGCAGCTAATATAGGAATCGGAGGAAGTTCAGAGATCGATGATATGAGCAGCTCTCAAAAAGAGCAGGTGAGTTATGTTTTGAAGTGGTTTAAATCCACTGAAAACGGAGATAAAGGAGAACTCCCATTTGAGGTGGATTATATAGTTTGGGAACAATTTATGAGTGAGACAGATATCTGTGCAGGGAGCAAGTGTGCCTTCAAGGAAAGCTGCTTCTTTTTAAAATCCAGGGAGGAGAAGAAAAAAGCTGATGTTTTGATCACCAATCACCATATGTTTTTTGCCGACCTATCTATTCGAAAGGAAGTGGGATTTAATACAGATTATTCCATATTTCCAGACTATGATCTGGTAGTATTTGATGAAGCCCACAATATAGAAAATGTGGCTCGGGATTATTTTTCCTATGAGGCATCTAAATATTCATTCAATAAAACTATGAACAATATCCATCATATAGGAAAGAAAAAAGATTCCAGTAAGTATACGGGTTTATTAAATTATTTGAGAAATATAAAATATAAGGGGTATGATTCTATAAAAAAAGAGATCATAGAGGAACTGATATCCCGGCACATAGATCTGGCTAACCGTGGGAACGAGTACTATCTAAAGGTTATAGAAGCCTTTGCAGGACAGTCTCAGGGGAATATAAGTCTTCGTCTGCGAAAGGAAGAATTAAAACATTGGGAACATTGGGAAACATTAAAGGGACTGGAGGAGGAGATGCTCCTAACCTACAATGCATATATGAGAAGGCTGAAGAGTTTAATTCGTGTGATAAAAGATATCGATGATGAAACAGGAATAATAAGTGATTTTACAAAATATAGTGAAAGGCTGGAAACATATTTTTCCAACTATAATTTCATAAAGGAGATGGACGATAAAAACTTTATCTACTGGATATCTTTAAATCAAAAAAAGAGTAATGTAAAATTTGTAGCAACACCGTTAAAAATAAGTGATGAACTGGATGAAAACTTATATTCTAACCTGGAACACATGGTGTTTACATCTGCAACCATAGCAATTAACGGCAGTTTTGAATATTTTAAAAAATCCATAGGACTCCATGAGGAGGTCCTGGAAAAGATAATTGATTCACCCTTTGATTATGACAGGCAGATGAAGGTGTATATTCCAAAAGATCTGCCATCTCCTACAGATCGCGGTTTTTTAGATGGGGTGAAAGATTTTGTAGAAAAACTTATAAAGAGAACAAAGGGAAATACATTTTTATTGTTTACCTCATATTCTACATTGAATTACCTGTACTTCATGCTAAAGGACAGACTGGAAGAGGAAGGATATGAATTGTTTATCCAGGGGCAGGCACCGAGAAATCAACTGGTAGATATGTATAAAAAAAGCAGTAAACCTGTACTTTTTGGGACAGCATCATTTTGGGAAGGGGTAGATGTGAAAGGAGATAAACTCAGCTCTGTAATCATAGTAAAGCTGCCATTTAAAGTACCCAGTGATCCAGTGGTAGAAGCCATCATAGAAAATCTAAATGATGAAGGGAAAAATGCCTTTATGGAGTACCAGATACCTGAATCAATAATTAAATTTAAACAGGGAATAGGGAGGCTTATTAGGAGCTGTGATGATAGAGGTGTAATAACAATTTTAGATAATAGAATTATAAAAAAACGATATGGAAGTCTATTTATAGACTCAATTCCAACAAGGAATATTCATATAAAAAACAAAGATGATATCATATAG
- a CDS encoding HD family phosphohydrolase: MKKIELFGRRLTIGFEKKEKIKKEIKDTGLSTKEVVNEKVIYLILILVITVASANTYLFNGYLNLGDVARKDIIAPTDIVYNDRAAKERIISEILTSSQKEYISVENVEEETLQRIEIFFEQIKKNKNLDLDLAYEKIRDEFDVKISFKVFTYLFEKPDYELDNLKDKYLKDVKTLYKHGVKKDGNLLRLNNVFEKIEDSDFYEESVIETFIKPNYILDSEKTERLLKEKIEQVKDVPIRIKAGSVILKKGEAVSESKVVILKNAGLYGKTSKIIKFMGTLIYLFILSIIFKNICTKFMFDEIRKKSYYSAIMLSLVVGIISFRVIDPNWKYILPIETVFILLGILINIKVSLIIGGFLILYAIPLNGFSIEYLVIEIFSLMVSLYLVTKIKNRTNIINTGIYIGMTKVFIVLTMAVGMNMEFIDSLIKSGVLFLSGAFTGMLTIALLPYFERTFNILTDIKLLELGDLSQPLLRRLSVSAPGTFHHSMMVATLSEQATEAIGGNHVLARVASYYHDIGKMKRPQFYVENQADGVNPHNNLSPSLSTLIITSHTKDGDEMGREYNLPKEIRDIMYEHQGTTLLAYFYNKAKQSNPHLEESDFRYSGPKPRSKESAVIMLADSIEAAVRSLDEKTPVTIEKMLRKIIGSKIEEQQLSDADLTFKEIEIIIQSFTKILMSIHHVRIKYPGQK, from the coding sequence ATGAAAAAAATTGAGCTTTTTGGTAGAAGATTGACAATTGGATTTGAAAAGAAGGAAAAAATAAAAAAAGAAATTAAAGATACGGGATTATCTACAAAAGAAGTAGTCAATGAAAAAGTAATATATCTTATCTTAATTTTGGTGATTACTGTAGCCAGTGCAAATACATATTTATTCAATGGTTATCTGAATTTAGGAGATGTGGCCAGAAAGGACATAATAGCTCCTACAGATATAGTTTATAACGATAGAGCTGCTAAGGAAAGAATAATTTCTGAGATACTGACAAGTTCTCAAAAGGAATATATAAGTGTAGAAAATGTAGAGGAAGAAACCCTACAGAGGATAGAGATATTTTTTGAACAAATAAAAAAGAATAAAAATCTAGACTTAGATCTGGCTTATGAAAAAATAAGAGATGAGTTTGATGTGAAGATTTCATTTAAAGTTTTTACATATTTATTTGAAAAACCAGACTATGAACTGGATAATCTAAAAGATAAATATTTAAAAGATGTAAAAACCTTGTATAAACACGGAGTAAAAAAAGATGGGAATTTATTGAGACTGAATAATGTATTTGAAAAGATTGAGGATTCGGATTTTTACGAGGAAAGTGTTATAGAAACTTTTATCAAACCGAACTATATCTTAGACAGTGAAAAAACTGAAAGACTGCTCAAAGAAAAGATAGAACAGGTTAAAGATGTACCGATTCGTATAAAAGCCGGATCGGTAATTTTAAAAAAAGGTGAAGCTGTTTCAGAGAGTAAGGTAGTCATATTAAAAAATGCAGGACTTTATGGAAAAACCAGTAAGATAATAAAATTTATGGGGACCCTTATTTATCTATTTATATTATCCATAATATTTAAAAATATCTGCACGAAGTTTATGTTTGATGAAATAAGAAAAAAAAGTTACTACAGCGCTATAATGCTGTCCCTTGTTGTGGGGATCATATCTTTTAGGGTTATAGATCCAAACTGGAAATATATCTTACCTATAGAAACTGTATTTATCCTTTTAGGAATCCTGATAAATATAAAAGTCAGTTTAATTATAGGTGGGTTTTTGATCCTCTATGCTATTCCGTTAAATGGATTTAGTATAGAATATTTAGTTATAGAAATATTTAGTTTGATGGTTTCATTATATCTGGTTACAAAAATAAAAAATAGAACTAATATTATCAATACAGGTATATATATAGGGATGACTAAGGTGTTTATAGTGTTAACCATGGCAGTTGGTATGAATATGGAATTTATAGACAGTTTGATTAAAAGTGGGGTATTATTTTTGTCGGGAGCTTTTACAGGGATGTTAACCATAGCTCTCCTCCCATATTTTGAAAGGACCTTTAATATTTTGACAGATATAAAACTGCTGGAATTAGGGGATCTGTCCCAGCCTCTCCTCAGACGATTATCGGTAAGTGCTCCCGGGACATTTCATCACTCTATGATGGTAGCGACTCTGTCGGAGCAGGCTACAGAAGCTATAGGTGGTAACCATGTATTGGCCAGAGTAGCATCTTATTATCATGATATAGGAAAGATGAAAAGGCCTCAGTTTTACGTAGAGAACCAGGCTGATGGAGTAAATCCGCATAATAATCTGAGTCCTAGTCTGAGTACTCTCATAATAACATCACACACTAAAGACGGCGATGAGATGGGAAGGGAATACAACCTGCCTAAGGAAATAAGGGATATTATGTATGAACATCAGGGGACGACTTTGCTGGCTTATTTTTATAATAAAGCAAAGCAGAGCAACCCGCATTTAGAGGAAAGTGATTTCAGATACAGCGGACCAAAGCCCAGAAGCAAGGAGTCGGCAGTAATAATGCTGGCAGATTCCATTGAAGCAGCAGTGAGATCACTGGATGAAAAAACACCGGTAACAATAGAAAAGATGCTCCGAAAAATTATAGGCTCAAAGATAGAGGAGCAGCAGCTTTCAGATGCGGATCTTACATTTAAAGAGATTGAAATTATAATCCAGAGTTTTACAAAGATACTCATGAGTATCCACCATGTGAGGATAAAATATCCGGGGCAGAAGTAA
- the ybeY gene encoding rRNA maturation RNase YbeY, producing MNITVELTKGIEGYDEFIDVETVEDYIKTVIEDEYSNERDVYMSLLLTNNENIQIVNRDYRGKDQPTDVISFAYLDNEDDFQLGPYLTLGDIVISLERVEDQASDYNHSFKREFYYVLTHGILHLLGYDHIEDEDKKVMRKKEEEILKKHGYSRDI from the coding sequence ATGAATATAACGGTAGAATTAACTAAGGGTATAGAAGGTTATGATGAATTTATAGATGTAGAGACTGTAGAGGATTACATAAAAACAGTCATAGAGGACGAGTACAGCAATGAAAGGGATGTATATATGTCGCTTTTATTGACAAATAACGAAAATATACAGATAGTAAACAGGGATTACAGGGGGAAAGATCAGCCTACAGATGTAATCTCATTTGCTTATTTAGATAATGAAGATGACTTTCAACTGGGGCCTTATCTGACTCTAGGTGATATAGTGATATCTCTGGAAAGGGTGGAAGATCAGGCCAGCGATTACAACCATAGTTTTAAAAGGGAGTTTTACTATGTATTAACTCACGGGATCTTACACCTGTTGGGGTATGATCATATTGAGGATGAAGATAAGAAGGTAATGAGAAAAAAAGAGGAAGAGATCCTAAAAAAACACGGGTATAGCAGAGATATATAA
- a CDS encoding diacylglycerol kinase, translating into MTKKITKNGKFSESINYALEGIVTAIKTERNMRVHIFMAILVAILSLMFGVTGSDLKSLSFAVSLVFFAELMNTAIEAAVDITTTRYHPLAKKAKDVAAGAVLVVSLNALVIGYIIFSKKIKKDTFEIFRLLKSSYVDTVLFVLCIVIIGVFIIKSYYKRGKLLHGGMPSGHSALAFGLWIGVSYATENIVVTILTFGIALLVAQSRIEGRIHSPKEVLAGSILGTFVTYILLKLIF; encoded by the coding sequence ATGACAAAAAAAATAACTAAAAATGGCAAATTCAGTGAAAGTATAAACTATGCTCTGGAGGGAATAGTTACAGCTATAAAAACAGAAAGAAATATGAGGGTTCATATATTTATGGCTATCCTGGTAGCTATATTGAGCCTTATGTTTGGTGTGACAGGATCGGATTTAAAAAGCCTGTCTTTTGCAGTATCCCTGGTGTTCTTTGCTGAACTTATGAATACTGCTATAGAGGCTGCAGTAGATATTACTACAACCAGGTACCATCCGCTGGCTAAAAAAGCCAAAGATGTAGCAGCAGGAGCGGTACTTGTAGTATCTCTCAATGCTCTGGTTATAGGTTATATAATTTTTAGTAAAAAAATAAAGAAAGATACATTTGAGATCTTTAGACTGTTGAAATCCTCCTATGTGGACACTGTTTTATTTGTATTGTGTATAGTAATAATAGGAGTCTTTATAATCAAATCTTATTATAAAAGAGGGAAATTGCTGCATGGAGGTATGCCCAGCGGGCATTCTGCCCTGGCTTTTGGATTGTGGATAGGAGTCTCCTACGCCACAGAAAATATAGTGGTAACAATATTAACTTTTGGGATAGCTCTTTTAGTGGCTCAGTCCAGGATAGAGGGGCGGATTCATTCTCCCAAAGAGGTCCTTGCAGGAAGTATTTTAGGAACCTTTGTTACGTATATTTTATTAAAATTGATATTTTAA
- a CDS encoding Mbeg1-like protein, with amino-acid sequence MITELDYLVLSGLSYGDFKDEDIGFSLEEILFLNNKSKERLLSFPNEVWSYGGREIFEKTFHTFLCEWKVIGIMNDTYRQGTEKTGFYAIAFEKHGQIVISYRGTEVSSFGEAYKDFIETDLLIGVDKKPKQLEQGVEFYKEILKIEHKSIALTGHSLGGGIAQYVALISDLKDYGIPKVYTWNAFGINKVGILSLEDFLEFDSIAERKCPSLKNNKILYKRIKSYYYSYLFKLLKKNNYIKDKESIKKISKLEFKVELDEDMKKRLESLFTVANKPLLPFFNKKGEQKNELIISPKVFIDDFFNEDMIYEELIRARKFIKKFKKNNRYDEHVINFVHSEDFTITLYPHLGSTYEIDKGLVRTEEKLHPLLKKMYAFTKSIRSYHMYSVFLPFFNFEGEDRGQIRRELSIDYIATEVRRVIYQENNLSDEFLGFYYNGLELDNENYYKIKKNLLHGMGMSKADIKYLKESIIIIKRMNFEKFKDLWKKVRKKVGSPYIKKDIYDLITFHERHK; translated from the coding sequence ATGATAACAGAATTAGACTATTTAGTTCTCAGTGGTCTTTCATATGGTGATTTTAAAGATGAGGATATAGGCTTTTCTTTGGAGGAAATATTGTTTTTAAACAATAAATCTAAAGAAAGACTGCTTTCTTTTCCCAATGAGGTCTGGTCCTATGGGGGAAGGGAAATATTTGAAAAAACATTTCATACTTTTTTATGTGAATGGAAAGTTATAGGCATAATGAATGATACCTATAGACAGGGGACAGAAAAAACAGGCTTCTATGCTATAGCTTTTGAAAAACACGGACAGATAGTCATCTCCTACAGGGGTACAGAAGTCAGCTCATTTGGCGAAGCATATAAAGATTTTATAGAAACAGATCTCCTGATAGGTGTGGATAAGAAACCAAAACAGCTGGAACAGGGAGTAGAATTTTATAAAGAAATTTTAAAAATAGAACACAAAAGTATAGCTTTGACCGGGCACTCCCTGGGTGGAGGAATAGCTCAATATGTTGCATTAATCTCCGATTTAAAAGACTATGGGATCCCAAAGGTTTATACCTGGAATGCTTTTGGGATCAATAAGGTGGGGATCTTAAGTTTAGAGGATTTTTTAGAGTTTGACTCTATAGCAGAGAGGAAATGTCCATCTTTAAAAAATAATAAAATTCTGTATAAAAGGATAAAAAGTTATTACTATAGTTACCTTTTTAAACTTTTGAAAAAAAACAATTATATCAAAGATAAAGAGAGTATAAAAAAAATATCTAAATTAGAGTTTAAAGTGGAATTGGATGAGGATATGAAGAAAAGATTAGAGAGTCTATTTACAGTAGCTAATAAACCCCTCCTGCCTTTCTTTAATAAAAAAGGTGAACAAAAAAATGAATTGATAATAAGTCCTAAAGTTTTTATAGATGACTTTTTTAATGAAGATATGATCTATGAGGAATTGATCAGAGCAAGAAAATTTATTAAAAAATTTAAAAAAAATAATAGGTATGATGAACATGTAATTAATTTTGTTCATTCTGAAGATTTTACAATTACACTCTATCCGCATTTAGGAAGTACCTATGAAATAGATAAAGGATTGGTTAGAACAGAGGAAAAATTACACCCCCTTCTAAAAAAAATGTATGCATTTACCAAATCCATAAGAAGTTATCATATGTACTCGGTATTTTTACCCTTCTTTAATTTTGAAGGTGAAGACAGAGGGCAGATAAGAAGAGAATTGAGTATTGATTATATAGCTACTGAGGTCAGGAGAGTTATCTATCAGGAAAACAATTTATCCGATGAATTTTTAGGATTTTACTATAATGGTCTTGAATTAGATAATGAAAATTACTATAAGATCAAAAAAAACCTCCTCCACGGGATGGGAATGAGCAAGGCAGATATAAAATATTTAAAGGAATCGATTATAATTATAAAAAGGATGAATTTTGAAAAATTTAAAGATTTATGGAAAAAAGTTCGAAAGAAGGTTGGAAGTCCCTATATAAAAAAAGATATATATGACCTGATAACCTTCCATGAAAGGCATAAATAA
- the efp gene encoding elongation factor P has protein sequence MKSADKLRAGSTFEDNGVPFLILKAERFQSTSGKRQRAPEITFKVKDLISGRISETTVKASDMMNDIMLDKQSMQFLYEDGGEYNFMNQETFEQIGLQKEDLDGAVNYLKEEVIIDILFYEGRPVGVELENHMVFRVTYTEPGLKGDTTGKALKAATIETGYELMVPLFIEMDELIRIDTRTGKYVERAK, from the coding sequence ATGAAATCAGCAGATAAATTAAGAGCAGGAAGTACATTTGAAGATAATGGAGTACCATTTTTAATATTAAAGGCAGAGAGATTCCAATCAACATCTGGAAAGAGACAAAGAGCACCAGAAATTACATTTAAAGTAAAGGATCTTATCAGTGGAAGGATAAGTGAAACTACAGTAAAGGCATCTGATATGATGAACGACATCATGTTAGATAAGCAGTCTATGCAGTTTTTATATGAAGACGGTGGAGAATATAACTTCATGAACCAGGAAACATTTGAGCAAATCGGATTACAAAAAGAAGACCTGGATGGTGCTGTAAACTATTTAAAGGAAGAAGTTATCATCGATATCTTATTCTATGAAGGAAGACCGGTAGGAGTAGAATTAGAAAACCACATGGTATTCAGAGTAACTTATACAGAGCCTGGATTAAAAGGTGATACTACAGGAAAAGCACTTAAAGCTGCTACAATTGAAACTGGATATGAATTAATGGTTCCATTATTTATTGAAATGGATGAATTAATCAGAATAGATACAAGAACAGGTAAATACGTAGAAAGAGCCAAGTAA
- a CDS encoding endonuclease/exonuclease/phosphatase family protein, giving the protein MKKILKLIVIFMIVGIFAFGSTANIASFNTLHLGWKNDHSQEKIEGIAGIISLFDLAGIQEVMKKDAVKKLTNELKAQTGVEWRYHISPYAVGSRKYREYFAYIYRTDRVKLLKKGEFYPEEDRGKSFIREPYGAKFQIGEFEFTYILVHSIFGDKKTERQLEAMQMTDVYDWFKEEYDRENKKNIVIIGGDFNIPSYDHAFSGFLKHSDLIVDAIPPNQKTTIGKNGLVSSYDHIFYPYELMKGWYTGRSGVVDFTDNNHREIRKIISDHLPVFIEVNMAKDQEE; this is encoded by the coding sequence TTGAAAAAAATATTAAAATTAATAGTAATATTTATGATTGTTGGTATATTTGCCTTTGGATCAACGGCGAATATTGCCAGTTTTAACACTCTCCATCTGGGGTGGAAAAACGATCACAGTCAGGAAAAAATAGAGGGAATCGCCGGTATCATATCCCTTTTTGATCTGGCAGGAATCCAAGAGGTTATGAAAAAAGATGCAGTTAAAAAACTGACCAATGAACTGAAAGCCCAGACAGGGGTAGAGTGGAGATACCATATTTCACCCTATGCAGTGGGGAGCAGGAAATACCGGGAATATTTTGCATATATTTACAGGACAGACAGGGTAAAACTCCTGAAAAAAGGTGAATTTTATCCGGAAGAAGACAGGGGAAAAAGCTTTATAAGGGAGCCATATGGGGCTAAATTTCAAATAGGAGAGTTTGAGTTCACCTATATTTTGGTACATTCCATATTTGGAGATAAGAAAACAGAGAGGCAGCTGGAAGCTATGCAGATGACCGATGTATATGACTGGTTTAAAGAAGAGTATGATAGAGAAAATAAAAAAAATATAGTTATAATTGGAGGAGATTTCAATATCCCTTCCTATGATCATGCTTTCTCCGGTTTTTTAAAGCATTCTGATCTGATAGTTGATGCAATACCTCCCAATCAAAAGACAACTATAGGAAAAAATGGATTGGTATCCAGTTATGATCACATCTTTTACCCCTATGAACTGATGAAAGGCTGGTATACAGGTAGGAGCGGGGTAGTAGATTTTACAGACAACAACCATAGGGAGATAAGAAAGATAATATCAGATCATCTGCCTGTATTTATAGAGGTAAATATGGCAAAAGATCAAGAGGAGTAA
- a CDS encoding thiamine diphosphokinase: MKKKAIIFLSGRVNLKADYYKNIKYSEYDIYCADGGANHAYNLGVIPKLILGDLDSITEEARSHYKNLGVKFEKFPGSKNFTDGELILDKVTVKYKNVIILGGSGGRTDHFLTNLNLLEKYQNITYEDENEVIFWVKKDMEICGQRGKTISFIPLTPIDSLTLEGFIYPLDRADIPRSSSLCMSNIIDKENVRIKYDNGSVIGIIQK, from the coding sequence GTGAAAAAAAAAGCGATAATATTTTTAAGCGGAAGGGTTAATTTAAAGGCAGACTATTATAAGAATATAAAATACAGTGAGTATGATATATATTGTGCAGATGGGGGGGCAAATCATGCCTATAATTTAGGAGTAATTCCCAAACTGATATTGGGAGATCTGGACTCTATCACAGAGGAGGCAAGATCTCATTATAAAAACTTAGGAGTAAAATTTGAGAAATTTCCTGGATCTAAAAATTTTACAGATGGGGAGTTAATTTTAGATAAAGTGACAGTTAAGTACAAAAATGTTATAATATTGGGAGGATCAGGGGGACGAACAGATCATTTTTTAACTAACCTTAACCTCTTGGAAAAATACCAAAATATCACCTATGAAGATGAGAATGAGGTAATATTTTGGGTGAAAAAAGACATGGAAATTTGTGGTCAGAGGGGAAAAACTATTTCCTTCATCCCTCTTACGCCAATAGATTCGTTGACGTTGGAAGGATTTATCTATCCTCTGGACAGGGCTGATATTCCCAGATCCAGTTCCCTTTGTATGAGCAACATCATAGATAAAGAAAATGTTCGAATAAAGTACGATAACGGTTCTGTTATAGGAATAATCCAGAAATAA